One region of Athene noctua chromosome 18, bAthNoc1.hap1.1, whole genome shotgun sequence genomic DNA includes:
- the BTBD17 gene encoding BTB/POZ domain-containing protein 17: protein MARLPAAWPVATRRWGCAAAAFLLLLLTVQAAQKTDLSGEATAATINHSLTLLQRLQELLQNGNGSDSVLRVRTAASDEAKVFHTHQLLLSLQSEVFESLLRNQSVVTLHEPPETAALFEKFIRYLYCGGVSILLHQAIPMHQLASKYRVWGLQRGVADYMKTHLASESSQGHVVGWYHYAVRVGDAALQETCLQFLAWNLSAVLGSAEWGSVSVELLLVLLERSDLVLHSELELYTAVEGWLSRRQPEAPVAERVLRAIRYPMIAPSQLFRLQAQSAVLARHYAAVQDLLFQAFQFHAASPLHFAKYFDVNCSMFLPRNYLAPSWGSQWVINNPARDDRSTSFQTQLGPSSHDAGKRVTWNVLFSPRWLPVSLRPVYSDSASGAVQPVRIEDGRPRLVITPAMSSPDFAGVSFQKTVLVGVRQQGRVLVKHAYSFHQSSEEVADFLAHADLQKRTSEYLIDNSLHLHIIIKPIYHSLIKVKK from the exons ATGGCCAGGCTGCCGGCCGCCTGGCCTGTGGCCACCCGCCGCTGGGGCTGCGCTgccgccgccttcctcctcctcctcctcaccgtGCAAGCCG CCCAGAAAACCGATCTTAGCGGCGAGGCCACGGCGGCCACCATCAACCACTCACTGACGCTGCTGCagcggctgcaggagctgctgcagaacgGCAACGGCAGCGACTCGGTGCTGCGGGTACGCACGGCCGCCTCCGACGAGGCCAAGGTCTTCCACACCCACCAGCTGCTCCTCAGCCTCCAGAGCGAGGTCTTTGAGAGCCTCCTGCGCAACCAGAGCGTCGTCACCCTGCACGAGCCGCCCGAGACTGCCGCCCTCTTCGAGAAGTTCATCAG GTACCTGTACTGCGGGGGGGTCTCCATCCTGCTGCACCAAGCCATCCCCATGCACCAGCTGGCCAGCAAGTACCGGGTGTGGGGGCTGCAGCGCGGCGTGGCCGACTACATGAAGACCCACCTGGCCAGCGAGTCGAGCCAGGGCCACGTGGTGGGCTGGTACCACTACGCCGTGCGCGTCGGGGACGCGGCGCTGCAGGAGACCTGCCTCCAGTTCCTGGCCTGGAACCTCTCGGCGGTGCTGGGCAGTGCCGAGTGGGGTTCGGTGAgcgtggagctgctgctggtgctgctggagcgCTCCGACCTGGTGCTGCACAGCGAGCTGGAGCTCTACACCGCCGTGGAGGGCTGGCTGAGCCGCCGGCAGCCCGAGGCTCCCGTGGCCGAACGGGTGCTGCGCGCCATCCGCTACCCCATGATCGCGCCCAGCCAGCTCTTCCGGCTGCAGGCGCAGTCGGCGGTGCTGGCGCGGCACTACGCCGCGGTGCAGGACCTGCTCTTCCAGGCTTTCCAGTTCCACGCCGCCTCCCCGCTCCATTTCGCCAAGTATTTCGACGTCAACTGCAGCATGTTCCTGCCCCGCAACTACCTCGCGCCCAGCTGGGGCTCCCAGTGGGTCATCAACAACCCGGCGCGGGACGACCGCAGCACCAGTTTCCAGACCCAGCTGGGTCCCAGCAGCCACGACGCCGGCAAACGGGTGACCTGGAACGTCCTGTTCTCGCCGCGCTGGCTGCCCGTCAGCCTCCGCCCCGTCTACTCGGACTCGGCCTCGGGCGCCGTCCAGCCCGTGCGCATCGAGGACGGTCGCCCCCGGCTCGTTATCACCCCGGCGATGAGCAGCCCCGACTTTGCCGGGGTCAGCTTCCAGAAGACGGTGCTGGTGGGGGTGCGGCAGCAGGGCCGTGTGCTGGTGAAACACGCCTACAGCTTCCACCAGAGCTCGGAGGAGGTGGCCGACTTCCTCGCCCACGCCGACCTGCAGAAACGCACCTCCGAGTACCTCATCGACAACTCCCTGCACCTCCACATCATCATCAAACCCATCTACCACTCCCTCATCAAGGTGAAGAAGTAA